In one window of Paenarthrobacter nicotinovorans DNA:
- a CDS encoding DUF4238 domain-containing protein, giving the protein MNEPIKHHFVPQFLLRHFADSKEQLQVHRLAGNQSFRSTVRSTGHRNDGHTLYGPQFGTSGMNRTLLESAMSDLEGDAATVVDELATGNSRDVTDSQKQVLCWFAGLQILRSRFTLGYVVRQLEQGKYAEQFGDLPAEELQTALLGSALSPFLGAWSNRNNPRAQAKDKWNPFSAGLRQFRWDVLHYRTPSLVLSDAFAAQSGIRDEARPNYTKTERRWAMHGFVSSLEDSARVTMALTPELGIHLHRSNQRKSLKAEDFNRYTVYSSRDFIAHAPDWHDLNPRLHQLMAERLSLQRMLRMAMPANF; this is encoded by the coding sequence GTGAACGAACCAATCAAGCATCACTTCGTGCCGCAGTTCCTCTTAAGGCATTTCGCTGACTCGAAAGAGCAGCTTCAAGTTCATCGGCTGGCGGGCAACCAGAGTTTCCGCTCGACCGTCCGGAGCACGGGCCATCGCAACGATGGACACACACTGTATGGACCTCAGTTCGGCACCTCCGGCATGAATAGAACATTGCTTGAGTCGGCCATGAGCGACCTTGAAGGCGATGCCGCAACCGTGGTCGATGAACTCGCGACCGGGAATTCTCGAGACGTGACAGATTCACAGAAGCAGGTCCTGTGTTGGTTTGCTGGGCTCCAGATCCTTCGCAGCAGGTTCACACTGGGCTACGTCGTACGGCAGCTCGAGCAGGGAAAATATGCGGAACAATTTGGCGACCTTCCAGCGGAAGAGCTACAGACGGCCTTATTAGGTTCAGCGCTTTCTCCGTTCTTAGGAGCCTGGTCGAACCGCAACAATCCCCGGGCGCAAGCTAAGGACAAGTGGAATCCATTCTCCGCAGGCCTACGGCAATTCAGGTGGGACGTACTACACTATCGCACTCCGAGTCTCGTACTCTCCGATGCTTTTGCTGCCCAGAGCGGGATCCGGGACGAAGCGCGTCCAAATTACACCAAAACGGAGCGCCGCTGGGCCATGCACGGTTTTGTCTCGTCACTGGAAGACTCCGCGCGTGTAACCATGGCCCTCACACCAGAATTGGGAATTCATCTTCATCGCTCAAACCAAAGGAAGTCATTAAAGGCGGAGGATTTCAACCGTTACACCGTCTACTCATCTAGAGACTTCATAGCTCACGCTCCTGACTGGCACGACTTAAACCCCCGGCTCCACCAGCTAATGGCTGAACGCTTAAGTCTTCAGCGGATGCTAAGAATGGCGATGCCGGCCAATTTCTAA
- a CDS encoding phospholipase D-like domain-containing protein, giving the protein MMNEGAVHSKAADWLFNAVQDTSGDVLLASPFLSYDVCKRLAQWALQADATRTLFTCLDPSAVANGYLSVDGLLQLIQSGFSVLHVDRLHAKAFLLGSRGFLGSANLTGAGLGSSAAGNVELGVELGPAQVLSVRQSMDAWASRPVTTADLDKLTQQARQLTVVDQPITDGLDSDSGLASVEQLLVDARDRDRTLWLKSEYGEPALDQWRRNWFFGSPAKGRPSIKEGDLVLISAQTRECYAVVEVTSEPLYIPDDYREERGDEADRWPWVSRTKPRFVPDGLLELKAHELVRSTGGLQNGHIRLKFDQFTYAVRSLARLVTE; this is encoded by the coding sequence GTGATGAACGAAGGTGCGGTGCATTCGAAGGCTGCTGATTGGTTGTTTAATGCCGTCCAGGACACCAGCGGCGATGTGCTGTTGGCCAGTCCGTTTCTCTCTTATGACGTTTGTAAGCGTTTAGCTCAATGGGCCCTACAGGCGGACGCTACGCGTACGCTGTTCACCTGTCTCGATCCGAGTGCTGTCGCCAACGGTTACTTGAGCGTTGACGGCCTTTTGCAGCTTATCCAGTCGGGCTTCTCGGTCCTACACGTGGACAGGTTGCATGCCAAGGCTTTCCTTCTTGGTTCCCGCGGATTCCTTGGATCAGCGAACCTCACTGGTGCCGGGCTGGGCAGTTCGGCTGCCGGCAATGTTGAGCTCGGCGTCGAACTTGGGCCTGCCCAGGTCCTATCAGTGCGGCAAAGCATGGACGCGTGGGCAAGTCGGCCTGTGACAACAGCCGACCTCGACAAGCTCACACAGCAGGCCCGTCAACTGACGGTGGTAGACCAACCGATTACGGATGGGTTGGACAGTGATTCGGGTCTTGCTTCGGTTGAGCAGCTTTTGGTGGATGCGCGCGACAGAGACAGGACCCTTTGGCTGAAGTCCGAGTACGGCGAGCCGGCGCTGGATCAATGGCGACGGAACTGGTTCTTTGGCAGTCCTGCTAAGGGGCGGCCAAGCATCAAAGAAGGGGATCTCGTGCTGATCTCCGCGCAAACGAGAGAATGCTACGCCGTGGTCGAGGTGACTTCGGAGCCGCTGTACATTCCGGATGACTATCGCGAAGAGCGGGGCGACGAAGCCGATCGTTGGCCGTGGGTCAGCCGAACCAAGCCGCGCTTCGTTCCGGATGGCCTGTTGGAGTTGAAGGCTCACGAGCTCGTCCGAAGCACTGGAGGTTTGCAAAACGGCCATATCAGGCTGAAGTTTGATCAGTTTACTTATGCCGTCCGATCGTTGGCCAGGCTGGTAACCGAGTGA
- a CDS encoding GIY-YIG nuclease family protein, giving the protein MGRALRRVGSDNRLTFTHYGEHRISDWMSQHARVTWLQADAPWLLEIYAIEQLNLPLDLLGNRRHPYYPALKALRAKQ; this is encoded by the coding sequence ATTGGTAGAGCGCTCCGCAGAGTCGGCAGCGATAATCGGCTGACCTTCACGCACTATGGCGAACATCGGATCAGCGATTGGATGAGCCAGCACGCCCGCGTGACATGGCTCCAGGCAGATGCGCCCTGGCTGCTCGAAATATACGCCATAGAGCAGCTGAACCTGCCCCTAGACCTACTGGGCAACAGGCGCCATCCCTACTACCCGGCGCTTAAGGCCCTTCGTGCTAAGCAATAG
- a CDS encoding LLM class flavin-dependent oxidoreductase: MDTNSTAGRQMVLGLLLSPASSHIAGWRHPDAISNAGWDFSDVLGVARSAENAKLDFVFLADELCAPEGNAQTLSRDPVVYRFEPLTLLAALSVSTDRIGLVATQTTTYNEPYHIARKFASLDHLSHGRTGWNLVTSYVEAEARNFSSSEHLKNADRYERAEEFFRVAAGLWDTWDDDAFVLDKSSGRYFDPEKMHVLNHHGKHFSVRGPLNVLRPPQGRPVQVQAGSSEAGKELAAHYAEVVFTAQNSLESALAFTLDLKDRTEKAGRPRDSIRVIAGVQTIIGDTIEDAQAKYRQMQELIHPEVGLARLSQLLSFDVTALPLDEPLPEYIPETEAYKSRQQLIIDTAKRENLTLRELYRRVVGAYGHRVVIGTPDSVAGELAAWFEAGAVDGYILSPAYLPEGFEEFQSRVLPLLQERGLFRTEYTGTTFRDHLGLPKPERDQVQVQHPAQTAAAV, encoded by the coding sequence ATGGACACCAACAGCACTGCCGGCCGCCAGATGGTCCTTGGACTTCTGCTCTCGCCAGCCAGCTCACACATCGCCGGATGGCGCCACCCCGACGCGATCTCCAACGCAGGCTGGGACTTCTCCGACGTGCTTGGCGTCGCCCGCTCTGCCGAAAATGCCAAGCTGGACTTTGTCTTCCTCGCAGACGAACTATGCGCTCCCGAGGGCAACGCGCAAACGCTGAGCCGAGATCCTGTGGTCTACCGCTTCGAACCCCTCACTCTCCTGGCAGCCCTGTCCGTCAGCACAGACAGGATCGGGCTCGTCGCCACCCAGACCACAACGTATAACGAGCCGTATCACATCGCCCGAAAGTTTGCCTCGCTGGACCACCTCAGCCACGGCCGGACCGGATGGAACCTCGTCACCTCATATGTTGAGGCCGAAGCCCGGAATTTCAGCAGCTCCGAACATCTGAAGAACGCCGACCGCTACGAGCGCGCGGAAGAGTTCTTCCGCGTGGCCGCTGGATTGTGGGACACCTGGGACGACGACGCCTTTGTCCTGGACAAGAGCTCCGGCCGTTATTTCGACCCGGAGAAGATGCACGTACTAAACCATCACGGCAAGCACTTCTCGGTCCGGGGACCGCTGAACGTACTCCGTCCCCCACAGGGGCGCCCCGTCCAGGTCCAAGCCGGCTCCTCCGAGGCCGGAAAGGAGCTCGCCGCACATTATGCCGAGGTGGTGTTCACCGCCCAGAACAGCCTCGAATCGGCCTTGGCCTTTACCCTCGACCTCAAGGACCGCACCGAAAAGGCCGGCCGACCACGGGACAGCATACGAGTCATCGCCGGAGTGCAGACCATCATCGGTGACACCATCGAAGACGCCCAGGCCAAGTACCGTCAGATGCAGGAGCTCATCCACCCCGAGGTAGGCCTGGCCAGGCTCTCGCAACTCCTCAGCTTCGACGTGACCGCGCTCCCCCTGGATGAGCCACTCCCTGAGTACATACCCGAGACCGAGGCCTACAAGAGCCGCCAGCAACTCATCATCGACACCGCCAAAAGGGAGAACCTGACATTGCGCGAGCTCTATCGCCGAGTGGTAGGCGCCTACGGGCACCGCGTCGTCATCGGCACCCCCGACTCCGTCGCCGGAGAGCTTGCGGCCTGGTTCGAAGCGGGCGCCGTCGACGGCTACATCCTCTCGCCCGCGTACCTACCGGAGGGATTCGAGGAGTTCCAGAGCCGGGTCCTGCCTCTCCTCCAGGAACGAGGACTGTTTCGCACTGAATACACCGGGACGACCTTCCGCGACCATCTCGGCCTTCCAAAGCCGGAACGCGACCAGGTCCAGGTCCAGCACCCGGCACAAACCGCAGCAGCAGTGTGA
- a CDS encoding DnaJ C-terminal domain-containing protein, with product MAKDHYSVLGVSRAAKPEAIQRAYRKLARKYHPDVNREPDAADKFKEIGEAYDTLSDPETRARYDRFGADYRQYAGRGADSEGGGTGRGSGGPRPGPRPGRGPYGGAHVDMGGDVDWEDLLGGWLRQQGAGPAPGSDHEAGLRLTLEEAIRGGRRTVRLAAPGGETRNYDVDVPPGVVDGQRIRLAGEGAGGREGGRPGDLFLTVSIQPDARYRLKGRDIHFDLPVTPSEAALGARIKVNAPGGPVTITVPEGSSSGRRLRLRGQGLPDPKGQPGNLYAEIRVMVPPRLSSEVRKLYEQLAAVSDFHPREGLL from the coding sequence GTGGCTAAGGATCACTACTCAGTGCTGGGCGTCTCTCGCGCGGCGAAGCCGGAGGCAATCCAGCGGGCTTACCGCAAACTGGCAAGAAAGTACCATCCGGACGTCAACCGGGAGCCGGATGCCGCGGACAAGTTCAAGGAGATCGGCGAGGCCTACGATACTTTGTCGGATCCCGAAACCAGGGCGCGCTATGACCGGTTCGGCGCGGACTACCGGCAGTATGCCGGTCGCGGTGCTGATTCGGAGGGCGGCGGCACGGGGCGGGGTTCCGGTGGTCCGCGCCCGGGCCCACGCCCGGGACGCGGCCCGTACGGCGGCGCCCATGTCGACATGGGAGGGGACGTCGATTGGGAGGACCTGCTTGGTGGCTGGTTGCGTCAGCAGGGGGCGGGTCCGGCGCCGGGCTCAGACCACGAGGCCGGGCTTCGGTTGACGCTCGAAGAAGCAATCCGCGGCGGACGGCGCACGGTTCGCCTGGCCGCGCCAGGTGGCGAGACGCGGAATTACGACGTCGACGTGCCGCCCGGCGTGGTGGACGGCCAGCGCATCCGACTCGCGGGGGAGGGCGCCGGTGGCCGCGAAGGGGGCCGGCCGGGGGATCTCTTCCTGACCGTAAGCATTCAGCCGGACGCGAGATACCGCCTCAAAGGCCGGGACATCCATTTCGACCTTCCCGTTACGCCGTCGGAAGCGGCGCTCGGGGCCAGGATCAAGGTCAACGCGCCTGGCGGGCCTGTGACCATCACCGTACCCGAAGGGTCTTCCAGCGGACGCAGACTTCGGCTTCGCGGGCAGGGTTTGCCCGATCCGAAAGGCCAGCCGGGGAATCTCTACGCCGAAATCCGGGTCATGGTGCCCCCGCGGTTGAGTAGTGAGGTGCGCAAGCTCTATGAGCAGCTTGCAGCCGTGTCCGATTTCCACCCGAGGGAGGGGCTGCTATGA
- a CDS encoding chaperone modulator CbpM: protein MSREYPLAYPWRLSLEGVARSSGVHSDVVMRFVELDLVRPLGGDGPGGPWFSPGAPEMIARVLRLHSELSLNYAAIPLVLDLLARVETLERRLVEIPYVERTAEP, encoded by the coding sequence ATGAGCCGGGAATATCCACTCGCCTATCCGTGGCGCCTGAGCCTCGAAGGGGTGGCCCGCAGCAGCGGTGTCCACTCCGACGTCGTCATGAGGTTCGTGGAGCTGGATCTGGTTCGACCTCTGGGAGGCGACGGCCCGGGCGGCCCCTGGTTCAGTCCGGGGGCTCCGGAAATGATCGCGCGCGTCCTGCGGCTGCATTCAGAGCTGTCGCTCAACTATGCGGCAATCCCGCTGGTACTGGATTTGCTGGCGAGGGTAGAGACGCTGGAACGACGTTTGGTTGAAATCCCGTATGTGGAAAGGACTGCTGAGCCATGA
- the clpB gene encoding ATP-dependent chaperone ClpB: protein MNMESFTRKSQEALAGAQRIAQQHGHTETDGEHLLAALLEQEGGLVPRLLAGMQVDVEELNRAVEAELQKKPKVTGPGAAPGQVYVSRRLGTLLDAAEREAKRLKDEYVSVEHLLVALAEEGRATAAGRVLAEHGITREAFLSVLTQVRGNQRVTSATPEQTYEALEKYGRDLVTDARTGKLDPVIGRDAEIRRVVQILSRKTKNNPVLIGEPGVGKTAIVEGLAQRIVRQDVPEGLKNKTIFSLDLSALVAGAKYRGEFEERLKAVLAEVLAAEGRILLFVDELHTVVGAGASEGSMDAGNMLKPMLARGELHMIGATTLDEYRKHIESDAALERRFQPVTVEEPDVEDAISILRGLRERLEVFHGVRIQDSALVAAATLSHRYITDRFLPDKAIDLVDEACARLRTEIDSMPAELDELTRKVTRLEIEEAALAKETDPASKTRLTELRRELADLRGEADAKRAQWEAERQAIHKLQGIRTDLERARLEAEEAERNYDLNLAAELRYGRLADLERRLAAEEVRLTAKQGEKRLLREVVTEDEIADIVAAWTGIPVARLKQGEREKVLHLDEILRARVVGQEEAINAVSDAIIRARSGIRDPRRPIGSFIFLGPTGVGKTELAKALAASLFDSESAMIRLDMSEYQERHTVSRLLGAPPGYIGYDEGGQLTEAVRRKPYSVVLFDEVEKAHPDIFNTLLQVLDDGRITDSQGRTVDFRNTVIIMTSNIGSQYLLEGSAEGGTITEEARSMVMGELRAHFRPEFLNRVDDTVLFAPLGLPQIERIVDLLFQQLRQRLAEQQIELHLAEEARLLIAERGFDPVYGARPLRRYISHVVETQVGRALLRGSIAEGGVVSVTVSGGELVVEYSTTELTEASIT, encoded by the coding sequence ATGAACATGGAGAGCTTTACCCGGAAGTCGCAGGAGGCCTTGGCAGGGGCACAGCGGATCGCCCAGCAACACGGGCATACCGAGACCGACGGGGAGCACCTGCTTGCGGCCCTGCTGGAACAGGAGGGGGGACTGGTCCCGCGACTTCTGGCAGGCATGCAGGTTGACGTTGAGGAGCTGAACAGGGCGGTTGAGGCCGAGCTGCAAAAGAAGCCGAAAGTCACAGGGCCTGGCGCAGCACCCGGCCAGGTATACGTCAGCCGCAGGCTTGGCACACTCCTTGATGCTGCTGAACGTGAAGCCAAACGGCTCAAGGACGAATACGTCTCGGTGGAACACCTGCTGGTCGCGCTCGCGGAGGAAGGCCGGGCCACGGCGGCCGGCAGGGTGCTGGCGGAACACGGCATCACCCGCGAGGCATTCTTGTCCGTCCTGACCCAGGTCAGGGGAAACCAGCGCGTTACCTCGGCCACGCCGGAACAAACCTACGAAGCGCTGGAGAAATACGGCCGCGATCTGGTGACGGACGCGCGTACCGGAAAGCTGGATCCCGTCATCGGCCGCGACGCGGAAATCCGGCGGGTGGTCCAGATACTTTCACGCAAGACCAAAAATAACCCGGTGCTTATTGGCGAGCCTGGAGTCGGCAAAACCGCCATTGTGGAAGGACTGGCCCAGCGGATCGTCCGGCAGGATGTGCCGGAAGGCCTGAAGAACAAGACCATTTTCTCGCTGGATCTGAGCGCCCTCGTGGCCGGTGCCAAGTACCGTGGCGAATTCGAGGAGCGGTTGAAGGCGGTGCTCGCCGAGGTGCTTGCGGCAGAAGGAAGGATCCTGCTTTTCGTGGACGAACTGCACACCGTCGTCGGGGCAGGCGCCTCCGAGGGATCGATGGACGCCGGCAACATGCTCAAGCCCATGCTGGCACGCGGGGAGCTGCACATGATCGGCGCCACCACGCTCGACGAGTACCGCAAACACATCGAGTCTGACGCCGCATTGGAGCGCCGCTTCCAGCCGGTCACCGTTGAGGAGCCTGACGTCGAGGACGCCATTTCCATCCTTCGAGGTCTGCGGGAGCGGCTCGAGGTATTCCACGGAGTACGGATCCAGGATAGTGCCCTGGTGGCTGCGGCCACCCTTTCGCACCGGTACATCACCGACCGCTTTCTTCCAGACAAGGCCATTGACCTCGTGGATGAAGCGTGCGCCAGGCTCAGGACGGAAATTGACTCGATGCCGGCCGAGCTGGATGAGCTGACCCGGAAGGTCACGAGGCTCGAAATCGAAGAAGCGGCACTTGCCAAGGAAACCGATCCGGCCAGCAAGACGCGGCTCACGGAGCTGAGGCGTGAATTGGCGGACCTGCGCGGCGAAGCAGACGCCAAGAGGGCCCAATGGGAAGCAGAGCGCCAAGCGATCCACAAACTGCAGGGAATTCGTACTGACCTTGAGCGGGCGCGTCTGGAGGCCGAGGAAGCCGAGCGCAACTACGACCTCAACCTGGCGGCAGAGCTACGCTACGGCCGGCTTGCCGACCTCGAACGGCGGCTGGCCGCCGAAGAAGTACGACTGACTGCGAAACAGGGCGAGAAGCGCTTGCTCCGCGAGGTGGTGACCGAGGATGAGATCGCTGACATCGTGGCGGCCTGGACCGGGATTCCGGTGGCCCGGCTGAAGCAGGGCGAACGCGAAAAGGTCCTGCACCTGGATGAAATCCTGCGCGCCCGTGTCGTCGGACAAGAAGAAGCAATCAACGCGGTGTCGGATGCCATCATCCGGGCCCGCTCCGGCATTCGGGATCCCCGCCGACCCATAGGCTCCTTCATCTTTCTGGGCCCCACGGGCGTCGGAAAGACCGAGCTTGCCAAGGCATTGGCTGCCTCGCTATTCGACAGCGAGAGCGCAATGATCCGGCTGGACATGAGCGAATATCAGGAGCGCCACACCGTGAGCCGTCTGCTGGGGGCGCCGCCTGGCTACATTGGCTATGACGAAGGAGGGCAACTCACGGAAGCGGTGCGCCGGAAGCCCTATTCGGTGGTGCTGTTCGACGAGGTGGAAAAGGCCCATCCGGACATCTTCAACACGCTGCTGCAGGTCCTCGACGACGGACGGATTACGGACTCGCAGGGCCGGACTGTCGATTTCCGCAACACTGTCATCATCATGACCTCCAATATCGGTTCCCAGTATCTTTTGGAAGGCTCGGCCGAAGGCGGGACTATCACCGAGGAGGCGCGCAGCATGGTGATGGGTGAACTCAGGGCACATTTCCGGCCCGAGTTCCTTAACCGCGTCGACGATACAGTCTTGTTCGCACCCTTGGGACTGCCACAAATCGAACGAATCGTTGATTTGCTGTTCCAGCAGCTGCGGCAGCGCCTGGCCGAGCAGCAAATCGAGCTTCACCTGGCCGAAGAGGCACGCCTTCTGATTGCTGAGCGGGGCTTCGATCCGGTCTACGGAGCCCGGCCGCTGCGCCGCTACATTTCCCATGTCGTCGAAACACAGGTGGGTCGGGCCCTGTTGCGAGGCAGCATCGCCGAGGGCGGAGTGGTCAGTGTGACCGTGTCCGGAGGCGAACTCGTGGTTGAATACAGCACTACGGAGCTCACGGAGGCCTCAATCACATGA
- the trxA gene encoding thioredoxin, whose translation MNKAIIKCPHCGKSNRVPAAADGRPRCGSCHKDLPWVVEAGDDDFSAIAERSSVPVLVDFWAVWCGPCRMVSPVLDQLAHERAGRIKLVKVDVDHSPQLSARFAIQAVPTLMIIVDGKIVARQAGAAPAPVLRSWLEEALSK comes from the coding sequence ATGAACAAAGCCATCATCAAATGTCCTCACTGCGGCAAGTCGAACCGCGTTCCGGCCGCCGCCGACGGACGGCCGCGCTGCGGGAGCTGCCACAAGGACCTGCCTTGGGTGGTTGAAGCGGGCGACGACGACTTCAGCGCGATCGCCGAACGGTCCAGCGTTCCGGTGTTGGTGGACTTTTGGGCTGTGTGGTGCGGACCCTGCCGGATGGTGAGCCCCGTGCTCGACCAACTGGCACACGAACGCGCCGGTCGCATCAAACTCGTGAAGGTCGATGTGGATCACTCGCCGCAGCTCTCTGCCAGGTTCGCCATCCAGGCGGTGCCGACGTTGATGATCATCGTTGACGGCAAAATCGTGGCGAGGCAGGCCGGCGCGGCTCCCGCGCCGGTGTTGAGGTCCTGGTTGGAGGAGGCACTCTCGAAGTAG
- a CDS encoding LacI family DNA-binding transcriptional regulator: protein MAKSTNPDTPVAVKQRGVTMKDVAKHAGVSRTAVSFVLSNRENASISEETRARINDAVQELGYRPNAGARALASRRSDWYGIVTEIVTAPFAVDIIKGAQDQAWLDRRFLLIAPSDQADAVGPNEGLEDAATEKLLEQRVEGLLYAATFHRGVHVPESANEVPTVLINCFDADGKLPSIVPDERAGGRVAVERLLQAGHTRIGVINLDPAIPAAVGRLEGAREALAVAGLELDPELVVSGYATADGGYDAACHILDRYPPQERPTALFCLNDRMAMGAYDAIKERGLTIPGDIAVIGFDNQELIAAYLRPKLTTVALPFEKMGALGVQTLAALTAGQPILADQQLVDCPLLERSSV from the coding sequence ATGGCGAAAAGCACCAACCCAGACACCCCCGTGGCTGTGAAGCAGCGGGGTGTCACCATGAAAGACGTAGCCAAGCACGCCGGCGTTTCCCGGACAGCTGTTTCGTTTGTGCTCAGCAACCGGGAGAACGCAAGCATCTCCGAAGAAACCCGCGCCAGGATCAACGACGCCGTGCAGGAATTGGGCTACCGCCCGAACGCCGGCGCCCGTGCGCTGGCATCCCGCCGTAGTGACTGGTACGGGATCGTGACGGAGATCGTCACGGCTCCGTTCGCCGTCGACATCATCAAAGGAGCCCAGGACCAAGCCTGGCTTGACCGCCGGTTCCTGCTCATCGCGCCCTCCGACCAGGCCGATGCCGTGGGACCCAACGAGGGCCTGGAGGATGCTGCTACGGAGAAGCTGTTGGAACAACGGGTGGAAGGACTCCTCTACGCAGCCACCTTTCACCGGGGCGTTCACGTCCCCGAAAGTGCCAACGAAGTCCCCACAGTCCTGATCAACTGCTTCGACGCGGACGGGAAGCTGCCCTCGATCGTCCCGGATGAGCGGGCGGGGGGACGGGTGGCCGTCGAACGCTTGCTCCAAGCCGGCCATACCCGGATCGGTGTCATCAACCTGGACCCGGCCATTCCTGCGGCAGTAGGGCGTTTGGAGGGTGCCCGCGAAGCACTCGCCGTCGCCGGACTGGAGCTGGACCCCGAACTGGTGGTGTCCGGGTATGCAACGGCCGACGGCGGTTACGACGCCGCGTGCCACATCCTGGACCGCTACCCGCCACAAGAGAGACCGACGGCGCTGTTCTGCCTCAATGACCGCATGGCGATGGGCGCTTATGACGCCATTAAGGAACGGGGCCTGACCATCCCCGGGGACATCGCCGTGATCGGCTTCGACAACCAGGAACTCATTGCGGCCTACCTGCGGCCCAAATTGACCACAGTTGCGTTGCCGTTCGAAAAAATGGGCGCCTTGGGCGTCCAAACGCTTGCCGCTCTTACAGCAGGACAGCCGATCCTTGCCGACCAGCAATTGGTCGACTGTCCGCTGCTAGAACGCTCTTCGGTCTGA
- a CDS encoding ABC transporter substrate-binding protein, which yields MTQPRYFRAARITAASLAVGAMLLTGCTANVSKTGTSDAGANAGAFLTIPREDMGTFVQNFNPFAPTVNPMVQQSIYESLLIFNPAKGDTVPWLATEWKAAEDGKSVTFTLRDGVKWSDGQPLVADDVAYTFELQKKIKGGFEYLDTVTAEGNKVTFNFNKPWSPALYDVGQLSILPKHIWSALPDPEKDANAKPVGTGPYTEVDTFQAQSFVLKKNPNYWQPEKQKIAGIKMLAFAGNDGANLAAANGDVDWAPQYIPNIEKTFVSKDKEHRQYWFPATGAMINWQLNTTKAPFNDVDVRKALSMAVDRDQVTKIGMSGYAKPADCTGLSGNYETWKNAQVKDNCTWTNHDVQKANELLDKAGYPKGADGKRTLKDGKPFEFKISVGATSSDWLSVANVISQNLAEVGVTAKVESPDWAAVVAGYETGDFDSGIVWSANDPSPYKYFNTSMGTATVKPVGTKTFDNYHRFGDTKADALLADFVAETDESKQKDIANKLQEEYNDAAPLVPLFSGPEWGAFNDTRFTGWPTEGNPYATLSVRSPTTVLVLTTLEPRK from the coding sequence ATGACACAACCCCGATACTTCCGGGCTGCCCGGATCACGGCGGCGAGCCTTGCAGTGGGCGCGATGCTGCTCACCGGCTGCACGGCAAACGTCTCTAAAACAGGCACCTCCGACGCCGGAGCGAACGCCGGCGCGTTCCTCACCATCCCGCGGGAGGACATGGGCACATTCGTGCAGAATTTCAACCCGTTCGCTCCCACGGTGAACCCGATGGTCCAACAGTCCATCTATGAATCCCTCCTCATTTTCAACCCGGCCAAGGGGGACACGGTGCCGTGGCTGGCCACGGAGTGGAAAGCAGCCGAGGACGGCAAATCGGTCACCTTCACTCTCCGTGACGGTGTGAAATGGTCCGACGGGCAGCCCCTCGTGGCTGATGACGTTGCCTACACCTTCGAACTCCAGAAGAAGATCAAGGGCGGCTTTGAGTACCTGGACACCGTCACCGCCGAGGGCAACAAGGTCACTTTCAACTTCAACAAGCCGTGGTCGCCGGCCCTCTACGACGTCGGCCAACTCAGCATCCTGCCCAAGCACATCTGGTCCGCTTTGCCGGACCCGGAGAAGGATGCGAATGCCAAGCCGGTAGGTACCGGGCCGTACACCGAGGTTGATACTTTCCAGGCCCAGTCCTTCGTGCTGAAGAAGAACCCCAATTACTGGCAGCCTGAAAAGCAGAAGATCGCCGGCATCAAGATGCTCGCTTTCGCAGGAAACGACGGCGCCAACCTCGCCGCAGCGAACGGGGACGTGGACTGGGCTCCGCAGTACATTCCCAACATCGAAAAGACCTTTGTTTCAAAGGACAAGGAACACCGCCAATACTGGTTCCCCGCCACCGGTGCCATGATCAACTGGCAGCTCAACACCACCAAGGCGCCGTTCAACGATGTCGACGTCCGCAAAGCACTGAGCATGGCCGTGGACCGTGACCAGGTCACCAAGATCGGCATGAGCGGTTACGCCAAGCCGGCTGACTGCACCGGGCTCTCCGGTAATTATGAGACCTGGAAGAACGCCCAGGTGAAGGACAACTGCACGTGGACCAACCACGATGTGCAGAAGGCCAACGAGCTTCTGGACAAGGCGGGATACCCCAAGGGAGCAGACGGCAAGCGCACCCTCAAAGACGGCAAGCCTTTTGAATTCAAGATCTCCGTAGGTGCCACATCCTCTGACTGGCTTTCCGTGGCCAACGTTATCTCGCAGAACCTGGCCGAGGTGGGCGTCACGGCCAAGGTCGAGTCCCCGGACTGGGCCGCTGTGGTCGCGGGCTATGAGACCGGCGACTTCGATTCCGGCATCGTTTGGAGCGCCAACGATCCCAGCCCGTACAAGTACTTCAACACCTCCATGGGCACCGCAACGGTCAAACCGGTAGGCACGAAGACGTTCGATAACTACCACCGCTTCGGCGACACGAAGGCCGATGCCCTGTTGGCCGACTTCGTTGCGGAGACCGACGAGTCCAAGCAAAAGGACATCGCCAACAAGCTGCAGGAAGAGTACAACGACGCAGCACCGCTGGTGCCGCTGTTCTCAGGCCCTGAATGGGGTGCCTTCAATGACACCCGCTTCACCGGCTGGCCCACCGAGGGCAACCCGTACGCCACGCTGTCCGTCCGATCACCTACGACGGTGCTGGTTCTGACCACCCTGGAACCGCGGAAGTAA